The Eschrichtius robustus isolate mEscRob2 chromosome 16, mEscRob2.pri, whole genome shotgun sequence DNA segment TGCAGCCAGAGCCGGCGAAGGGGACCGCGCGCAGGGTCCCGCGGGAGCGAGCGGGCAAGGGCGTGCAGGGCGCAGGGGCCCGCGTGGGGTGTGCCAAGGCGGAGCCCCCGACGCCGGGCTGGGCCCTCACGCTGGAGGGGCCGGCGGCCATGCGGCCCGCGCAGCGCCACAGCCACCTGCTCTTCGGCGACCTGCTGGAGGACGTGGGCGCGGCCGCTTCCGTCTTCCCGAGCGAGTCAGCGGAGCTGGGGTACCGCATGCCTGACCCGCGCGCGTGGACGCTGCCGCTCGAGCCGCCCGCGCAGCGCCAGGACCGGGTCCTCGGCGTCCTCAAGGCCGCCGAGGCCCGCGGCCGAGTCCGCGCTCTCCGACTGCGCTACGCCCGCCTGCGGGTGAggcaggggcggggccggggcgagGTCAGGACGGGGGGACCACCCGGCCCGGGGCTCTGCGGGCGCGGCGGGGCCGCCCGTCGCTAAGGCTCCGCAACACCCCCGCGCCCTGACCCCGGCACCCGCAGGCGGAGGAGGTCTCGCTCCTCATCCTGCGGCAGAAGTCCGCGCGCGCCGCCCTCCGGCTGGAGCTGTTCCTGCCGCCGCAGCTGAAGCCCACGCGGATCCCAGACCCCCTGGACCGTCAAGAGGTGCTTGCGAGCCCGGGAAGGGCCGGGAGGGGGGAGCCCGCCCTCCGCCCCGCACACCCGGCCCCAGCACCTCCTCCCCCGCAGCGGAGGCGCGTGGAAACCATTCTGGAGGAGAAAGTCGACGGCAGCATCTTCCCGCGCTGATGGCGACCCCACAGTGCACGACTGCGCCCCACCCTCCTACATAAAGTTCTCACTTTCCAAGCGCCCCCTGGTCTCTAGGCTTCCTTTCTCTAGGTCCCCTGGGAGGCAAGGGGGACGGATGGATGCTGCGTCTCCCACATCCGATGTCACAGACACTGGGGTACTCAGAGTGCAGCTCCTCCAACAAAGTGGAAAGCTACAAGCTGGCTGACATCAGACTCACAGGGGGCAGGGACGCCCCTAATCCCCCAAATCCCACGCTGCCCCCATCAGGCAGTCTGGTGCCCTGCGAGTCCGTGGGAGCCCCCAGCCTGGGTGTGATGGggagagcctgcagcagcagcagtcACACCCCCAGAGGTAAGGGCAGCCGCAGGGAGAAAGTGGTACCCAAGTGGGCCGCCCCCAGACTGCAGGTCACTCCATCAGAGGGTCAGAGAGGAAGGTGACATTCTGGACAGGAGACTGGGGAAGGGGAGACCCCTTCAGGCAGAAATCACCCTCGGGTTTTCCTTTCCATCCTGATAGTCCTCCTCTGCCCCTGTGATCCCCCTTACTggaccccccccacacacacacacacacacacacgtacatacacatgcacacacacagaggacagGAAGGACACCGCCCTTGTTCCATTCTGACAAACCCACATCCTGCAAACCCCCTGGATTCTGAAGAACCTCCCAAGTTTCTGCACAGATCTCTCCTTCGAGAACTTACTCTCCTGCCCAACACAGGCTCTTTGCAGAGACTGAGATTTCTCTTAGCCGgctctcccttttcctccctcccagcaGTCCAGAGGGCTACAGAGGTGGGGGCCTCAGACAAGGCCCTCCCCTGCCAGGAGGCTCTGGCAGAGTTGCCAGCCTGCAGCAGAGAACTGGTCCTGGAGGGGTGGGCCCTCTACTGGCAGAGGTCAGAGCTGGGGTCCAGCAAGGAATCCTGCTCTGTGGCGGCCAACACCCTCCCTGACGCAGCTCAGAATGGGGACCTGAGCCCTCTGTGTCCTCAGCGAGCCCTTCCCCCTCACAGGACCCTTCGCCTGTTCTGGGTTGTTGCACCCTTGGCGTTGATCCAAGCCCAGAACTGTGTGTGGAGCTGGAGACTGGAAGCTCCATGAGGGAGGGGGGAGCTCTCTAtgggcgggagggggcggggggcggttcAGGCAGGTAGGGGAAACAAGGAACAGGGGAAGAGAAGGTGGCTTGGGCGAGGGGCAGAGAGACAGGGAAGGGGAGCATCAGGCAGGCACTTGAGGACAGAGGACGAGAGAGGCACCCACCGCCCTGAGGAGGCCAGCAAGAGGGCGGCCTCACAGACAGCTCTGCACCAGGTGTGGGGCTGGCACATGGGCACCCTTTGATCCCCACACCAGGGAGGGGTCCTCGGTCTGCAGAGAAGGCCCGGGAAAGTGCCCAAGGACATTTCTGCAGGGCCTGAAGGAGGTTTCTGCTATGGGAAAGCAAAGCATGTAGGCCACAGCCCAATGTACTGGGGGCTGTGAGGGATCAGGTGGGTCTCTGGGGCTGGGAGCTCATGCTCTAGACAGAgggtcctgggttcaaatcccaccccCAGCATTACCTGCTGCACAGCCTTGAATGAGCCCCTGCCCAGCCCACTTGGTTCCTCCTGTGGAGCATGGGACAGACTCCCCAGAGGAAGGGCAGAAGACCCAGGAGGGCTGAGGCAAGGGGCATGGAGAGGCCTAAGTGGCCGGGGGACATGCGGGGGTGGCGAGAGGAAGGACAGTGTATggagggctgggagggggaggggcgggccaGAGAAGCGTATAGAGTGTGGCCTGAGTGGAAGAGAAGTGCGCTGACCCACACCCGCATCCAGCTGCCCCACACGTCTCAGGAGGTGGGTGAAGATGCCACGTCAAGCACCATGGCATAGGcagggctgtgtgaccttgactaaGCTCTGGCCCGTCTCTGAAGGACCTACCTCCCAGGACTGTTATCTAGGCTAAATAAGAAGCAGCCACCTCCCATCTGGGCAGGCTTCCAGCCTCTGCCCTGTTCCAGCCAGCCTGTCAACATGGCAGCCGAGCCCCCTGGGCACACGGCATCAAGAGGCCCCCCAGACTGCAgggcccctctctcctccctgaccTTGGCCCGCACTCTCTTCAGCTCAGCTCCTGCCCTGCTGCTCTACTAGCGGCTCCAGCTCTGTCCTGTGCTGAGCAAGAGGCAGCACTGAAACACCCCCCTCCGCGCTCTGTGGTTCTCCTTAGCCCTCCTCACCTCTCACCCAGTCTGCAAGTCCACTTCTTGTCTGCTCCGGGGCTTGTCTGTCCTGCTCACTGCCAGGTCCCACTGACTGGCACACAGGGGACACGCAGACATTTGCTGGATGAATGAAGAGCGCATGTAAAATCTCCACTCCCCTTTATACCCCCAAGAGCACTGAAAAAAGTGATCACCTACAACTTGAGCAACTGGAAGGCATTTTGTGAGCAGGCCCTGGGCACCAGGGGACAGGCGCTGCAGACGGTCGGAGGCCAGGGGGACTCAGACACTCTGCAGACCACTTCCAGAGCAGGCTCAGGGCCTCCCAGACACTGGCCCAAAGCATGCTGGGATAAGGAATTTAACTCACAGCTAGACCAGGTCATAAAATATGAGGAGAGTTGTCCGAAGAGAAGGGACAGGCATTCGTGGCAAAGGGGAGGTGTGGCTTTAAACTGTAGAACATCTGGGGGCAACTGGAGGGGTTGAAAGGGACTCAGCCAGGCCCCACGGACAGGGACATTTGGCGACCCCGGATATAAGAACCAGTACCCCCGGCATCACTGGCACCAAAGCCCAGGAACCCCCTTCCTTGGGAAGTCCCCTACAGCACGGTGACAGCGCGCCCTTACCCCTATTTCACAGGGGAGAACACCCAGTGCCAGAGAGGCTAGGGCCGGGCCAGGACGGACCACGGGGGACAGTCCTTTCCAGTGGCCTCTCCCTCGAGCGGGGCAAGTAGCCTATGGGGAcgcccccccacctccaccccaccccaccccgtagCGGCAACGCTGGACCGGCCCCGCCGAGCAGAGCTGGGGCACGGCCACACCCCCAGCTGCCGCAGTACCAACTCAGCCGGCCCGGGGGGCCAGAGGCCCCATCATCAGCACGGGCCATCCTAAGCGACGGTGGGGACGGAGGCGCCGCGCTCCTGCGCGCGGGGCGGTGGGGAGTGGGCGCGTGGGGCGCGGAGCCGGCCGAGCGCGGGGCGGGGCGCGCCGGGCGGGGCGGGCCGGGCCGGCGTCTGCCCGCGCGAGGAAGTCCCGGCCCCGCGCTTTGGGGAAGTGAGGCCGAGGCGCCTGCGCACTGAAGCCTGCGCCCGCTCCCCGACGATTCGGCCGGACCTCGGAGCGCGCGGGCCGGCGGCTGCGGCGCGAGTGGCTCGGGAGCGCGGCCGGTGAGTGCGCGCGCGCGGCGCCGAGGACCGCGGCCCTGCCCCTCCGGCCAGGGCCCGGGGGCCGTGCGGGGCGGGAGCCTCGGAAACCGGCGCCGGAATCCGCGCCCCAAGGACTCCGCCGCGGGGTCCACGTGGACCCTGGGCCGCGGCGGGACTGGAGCCCGTCCCCGCGCGTGGGGGAGGGGCCGTTGCAACCGGGTTCCCCTTTTCTGCAGCTCAAAGCCTGGGGAAGTGATTGCtcaaagcgggggtgggggggccggaAGAACCCAGGTTTCCGCGTCTCCCGTCCCCCCCTCTCAGCCTGTGGGGAGGGGCCGAGGCGGGACACCCGGtttgcccccgcccccaccctgtTGGATCTGGCAGCCACTCATCCCTGCCAGTCGCAGGGGAGGCGCTGCGCCCCCGGCCCGAGCCGATCGGGGGCTCCTGGCGCCAGCCTCGCTCCAGAACGCGCAGGAGGACCTCCTGCCGTCTGACTTGAGTCCTGCTGCTGCAGTACACGCCCCTTCGGCAGCCAGGGTGGGGCCCAGAGCGAACCTGGCCCCTCCCGCCCCTGCCTCGCCTTTGGGTCGCTGGTGAGTGGGGCGCATGGCGAGTTCCTTGAGATTGGGGTGGGGGCGTCACAGGCTGGAGGAAGGGGCAGACTTCTCCAGGCCAAACCCCAccatgagagagagggagagagaagtgggTTGCCCCCACCATTGTAGAGGTGGGCCGTGGCGAGGGTCACCAGGGCCAGGAAGACCTGGCCTGCCTTGGAGGAGCCAGGCTGGGACTTCCCTacgggggaggggggcggcgCAGCAGACAGGAAAGGTGCTGAGGAGGATGAGAAGAAGGGAATGGAGCCCCTCTGTCAACCCCCCTCCCAAAGGTTATGGCATTTCTTTCCTGGGATTGtcacattttcttattctttttttggaCTGGGCGGGCTCGGGGACgttctttttccttctgtggaGCAGAGCAGCAGCCGCTCCCGAGGGAGCCTCGGTCCCCAGAGGCCAAACTTGCTGCCTGTCCAGCTTCTCCCATCCCAGACTTAGGGGCCAAAGCctggaggggctggggaaggggagggagcccCCTCCCACGTGCCCGAATGAGGGGCGGGAACCCTGGTTCAGACCCTGTACCCCCACCAAGAAAGAGAGCAGGTGCCCCAGGGGCACAGGTGGCCCCAGCCAGCCTGAGGAGGGCGCAGGGAGCCAGGCCCAGGGATGGGTGACCAGGTGCAGGGCCTACAACCAGGACAGAAGGGACggcctctccccctgcccctccccaccccagactcGGCCCCAGCACCTGGGCCCTGCATCCTCAGGCAGCTTCCCTCGTCCAAGTCAGAGCTGAGTTGGAGAAGGCAGCCTAGAGGGGTACAGCCTTCAGggtgctggggggggggtgggggttggggccCTGCCCCCACTCACAGTGGGTAGGGGTGCAGAGGAGGAAGAGCGGCTCTGCCTGGGGAAGTCACAGCCCGTCTGGGGTACAGCTACCAGACCTCAGAGGTTGCCACACCCCTTCCTTTCCCTAGAAACTTGACCCCTGAGGGTAGGCATGCTGTCAGGCTGCTGCTTCCCCATCTGTTTGCTGGAAGCCAGTGGGATCCAGTTTGAGGGTCGCCCCCAGCGATCTCAGGGGAAGCCAGGCAGGTGGCCGGGTGGCCAAGGCCCCGTGGGACCCTACACCTGGCCCCCAGATTTGGGTCAAGGCCGAGGCCTCCGCACGCCCAGGCTCTGGAGGCAGAGGTGCCCCAGCTGTGCATATCCCGGGCTGTCACCTCTGAGCGCAGCACTTGGTCAGTGGCTGGGAGGCAGGAGCTGCCTAGCCTGGTGACTGACCCGGGGCCTGTCCCAGAGCGTCCACTTTCCTCTCCTGCCATCGGACACCCCACGAGGCCAACATGGACCAAACAGACGTTAAAAGGCCAAGAGCTGAGGGATGGGGGGCAGCAGGGAGGATGATCATTTAGTGAGAAAATAAAGTGAAACCAAGTCCTGAGCATCTCGCGGCGGGTTTTCAGGAAGGTCCGCGCGGCAGACGTGCCAGGGGGCGCCCCCGGCCCCGGCGGTGGGGCGGGGCGCCTCGCCTGGGCCGAGGTGGGCGCAGGCCGAGGT contains these protein-coding regions:
- the LKAAEAR1 gene encoding protein LKAAEAR1 gives rise to the protein MQPEPAKGTARRVPRERAGKGVQGAGARVGCAKAEPPTPGWALTLEGPAAMRPAQRHSHLLFGDLLEDVGAAASVFPSESAELGYRMPDPRAWTLPLEPPAQRQDRVLGVLKAAEARGRVRALRLRYARLRAEEVSLLILRQKSARAALRLELFLPPQLKPTRIPDPLDRQERRRVETILEEKVDGSIFPR